The Thermomonospora curvata DSM 43183 DNA segment GCGAAGGACATGTCCATGACGGCGGCCGGGTGGCCCTCGGCGGCGGCCAAATTGACCAGCCGTCCCTCGGCCAGCAGCACCAGGCGGCGGCCGTCGGCCAGCACGTACTCGTCGGCCTGGGGGCGGACGTCCCGGTGCACCTCGACGGCCAGGTCGGCCAGGGCGCGCACGTCGATCTCCACGTCGAAGTGCCCGGAGTTGGCCAGGATCGCCCCGTCCTTCATCACCGCGAAGTGCTCGGCGGTGATCACGTCGCGGTTGCCGGTGGCGGTGATGAACACATCGCCCACCTCGGCGGCCTCGGCCATCGGCGCCACGGTGAAGCCCTGCAGCACCGCGTCCAGCGCCTTGACCGGGTCGATCTCGGTGATCACCACGCGGGCGCCCATGCCGCGGGCGCGTTCGGCCAGGCCGCGGCCGCAGTAGCCGAACCCGGCGACCACGATGGTCTTGCCGGCCAGCAGGGTGTTGGTGGCGCGGATGATGCCGTCCAGGGTGGACTGGCCGGTGCCGTAGCGGTTGTCGAACATGTGCTTGGTGGCGGTGTCGTTCACCGCCACCATCGGGAAGCGCAGCGCCCCCTCGCGGGCCATCTGGTGCAGCCGGATGACCCCGGTGGTGGTCTCCTCACAGCCCCCCAGCACGCCCTCCACCAGGTCGGTGCGTTCCAGGTGCAGGGTGTTGACCAGGTCGCAGCCGTCGTCCAGGACCAGGTCGGGGCGGGTGTCGAGGGCCTGGTGGATGTGCCGGTAGTAGCCCTCGCGGTCGATGCCGGCGCGGGCGAAGACCTGCGCGCCGTACTCGGCCACCAGCGCGGCCGCGGTGTCGTCCTGGGTGGACAGCGGGTTGGAGGCGGCCAGCGCCACGCTCGCCCCGCCCGCCTGCAGCGTGCGGATCAAATTGGCGGTCTCGGTGGTGACGTGCATGCAGGCGGCGATGCGCAGCCCGGCCAGCGGACGCTCGGCGGCGAACCGCTGCCGGATCCGGCGCAGCACCGGCATGGCCCGGTCGGCCCACTCGATCCGCTTCACTCCGTCGCGGGCCAGCGAAACGTCCGCGATGTCACTGGTGTCCATCAGCTCACTCCGCCCGTCCGCCGCGCAGGACGCCCCGCGCGGCGGTCTCCTCCGCGCCCCCGAACCGCCGTGATCATATTGCCGTTTTACGGACGGCCCTATGACCACGGCGGCAGGGGTGCCGGGGCCGAGCGGCTTGAGATCGCCCTGCGCGCGCCGCGGCGGCCCGGACGCGCGCAGGGCCCCGGTGACATCCGCTCAGTAGCGGTAGTGGTCGGGCTTGTAGGGGCCCTCCACGTCCACGCCGATGTACTCGGCCTGCTCCTTGGTCAGCTTGGTGAGCTTGACGCCCAGGGCGTCCAGGTGCAGGCGGGCGACCTTCTCGTCCAGGTGCTTGGGCAGGGTGTAGACGCCGACCGGGTACTGGTCGGTCTTGGTGAACAGCTCGATCTGCGCGATCACCTGGTTGGTGAAGGAGTTCGACATCACGAACGAGGGGTGGCCGGTGGCGCAGCCCAGGTTCATCAGCCGGCCCTCGGCCAGCACGATGATGGAGTGGCCGTCGGGGAAGCGCCACTCGTGCACCTGCGGCTTGATCTCGACCTTCTCGACGCCGGGGATGCGGGCCAGGCCGGCCATGTCGATCTCGTTGTCGAAGTGCCCGATGTTGGCCACGATCGCCTGGTGCTTCATCCGCTCCATGTGGTCGGCGCGGATGACGTCGCGGTTGCCGGTGGCGGTGATGAAGATGTCGGCGGTCTCGACGACGTCCTCCAGGGTGGTGACCTGGTAGCCGTCCATGGCGGCCTGCAGCGCGCAGATCGGGTCGATCTCGGTGACGATGACCCGGGCGCCCTGACCGCGCAGCGCCTCGGCGCAGCCCTTGCCGACGTCGCCGTAGCCGCACACCACCGCGACCTTGCCGCCGATCAGCACGTCGGTGGCGCGGTTGAGGCCGTCGATGACCGAGTGGCGGCAGCCGTACTTGTTGTCGAACTTGGACTTGGTGACCGAGTCGTTGACGTTGATGGCCGGGAAGCGCAGCGTGTTGTTCTTGGCCATCTCATACAGCCGGTGGACGCCGGTGGTGGTCTCCTCGGTGACGCCCTTGATGGCCTTGACGGTCTCGGCCCAGCGGCCCGGACGCTCGGCGATGGTGCGGCGCAGGGTGTTCAGGAAGACCTTCCACTCCTCGGAGTCGTCCTCGGAGGGGGTCGGCACCGCGCCGGCCTCTTCGTACTCGGCGCCCTTGTGGACCATCAGCGTGGCGTCGCCGCCGTCGTCGAGCAGCATGTTCGGCGGGCTGCCGTCGGGCCACGACAGCGCCTGCTCGGTGCACCACCAGTACTCCTCCAGGGTCTCGCCCTTCCAGGCGAAGACCGGGACGCCCTGCGGGTTGTCGGGGGTGCCGTTGGGGCCCACCACGACCGCGGCGGCGGCGTGGTCCTGGGTGGAGAAGATGTTGCAGCTCACCCAGCGGACGTCGGCGCCGAGCTCGACCAGCGTCTCGATCAGCACGGCGGTCTGCACGGTCATGTGCAGCGAGCCCATGATCTTGGCGCCGCGCAGCGGTTTGGCCGCGGCGTATTCGCGCCGTACCGCCATCAGGCCGGGCATCTCGTGCTCGGCGAGCCGGATCTCCTTGCGGCCGAACTCGGCCAGCGAGAGGTCGGCGACCTTGAAGTCCATGATTGCGAAAGCTCCTCAGCGTCGCGGGTACGGCTGCGAGTCTAGGGCCGCCGCTCCCGGCTTGGCAGGAGCGAAGGCGACTTCTTGACACTAATTCGTCAGAATTGACGGCATGCGTATCACAGAGGCCGCCCGGCGGCTGGGCACCTCGCCCCGGATGCTCCGCTACCGCGAAGCCCTGGGCCTGCTTCCCCCCACCCGGGAATCGGGGGGCCATCGGCGGTTCGGGGAGGCTGAGCTGCAGGCCGTGGCGCTCGCGCTCGCCCTGGAGCGGCGCTATGACATCAGCCCGGCCGAGCTGGCCTTCGGCCTGCGGGTGCTGGCCGAGCCGGAGGTGCAGGCCCGGGTGCGCGAACTCGGCGAGCGCATCGGCCGGCTGTCGGCGCGGCCCACCCGCGCCCTGGACTTCGAAAAGGAAAAGGCCCTGCGCCTGCTGCGCCGCACCTGAGAGCTCAGGTGCGCACGAAGAGGAGATAGCCGAGATAGACGAGGTAGGCCAGGACGAATGAGCCTCCCTCCAGCCGCGTCAGTTCGCGGCCGCTGACGAACGCGGGCACGCAGACCAGGACCGCGGCGACCATGAGGGGCAGGTCGATGCGGACCAGCTGCGCCGCCAGCTCCACGCCATCGGAGGGCACCAGCGCCGTCACCCCGAGGATGAGGGCGATGTTGTAGACGCTGGAGCCGATCAGGTTGCCCACGGCCACGTCCCGGTGGTCGCGGATCGTGGCGACGACCATGGTGGCGAACTCCGGTGCCGAGGTGCCGACGGCCACGATGGTCAGCCCGATGACGGCCTCGGAGACCCCGAACCGCCGGGCGAAGTCCACCGCGCCGTTCACCAGCCAGTCGGCGCCGGTGACGATGACGACGATGCCGGCCAGCAGCACGCAGCACTCGGCGGCGATCAGGGCGGCCGAGCGCCCGTGGGCGGGCGGCGGCGTCTCCTCCTCGTACTCCAGCCGGACGTCCGCGCTCTCGCGCCGGCTGGAGCGGACGATGACGACGGTGTAGCCGACGGCGATCGCCACCAGCAGCGCGCCGTCGAGGCGGGAGAGCCTGCGGTCGGCGACCAGCGCCAGCAGCACCACCGCGGTGAGGCTCATCATCGGCAGGTCCAGCCGGAGCGTCCGGCCGTGCAGCGGCAGCGGCCGCAGCAGGGCGCTGAAGCCGAGGATGAGCATGAGGTTGACGACGTTGGTCCCGGCGATGTTGCCCACCACGATGTCCCCGGCGCCGATCAGGGCCGCGTCGATGCCGATGGCCAGCTCGGGCGCGCTGGTGCCGATCGCCACGATCGTCAAACCGATGATCATCGGTGCCACGCCCAGCCGCCTGGCCAGCCGCGCGCTGGCGCGCACCAGCAGCTCGGCCCCCACCACCAGGGCGGCGAGCCCGGACAGGATCAGCACGGCGGCGCCCCCTCGGGGCACGCGCCCGGGAGGCCGCCGCCCATCCCTGTCATCGGCCGCCGGAGCCGCCGACGACCGCCACGGGGCAGCGGGCGCGGTGCACCACCGCATGGGCGACCGATCCGGCGAGCATCCCGTGGAAGGCGCCGCGGCCGCGCGAGCCCACGACCATCAGGCCGGCCTCGGCCGACGCCTCGATCAGGACCGGTTCCGGCGCGCCGTCGACCCTGCGGGTGAGGACTTGGAGCCCGCGGCGGCCGGACCGGGCCGTCGTGCGCGCCCGGCGCAACGCCGCGTCGGCCCCGGCCCGGACCTGCTCCGGATCGACGCCCGGCGCCAGCATCTCCCCGGTGCAGCAGATCAGCTCCAGCCGGGCCCGCCGGCCGCTCGCATAGTCGGCGGCGAAGGCGACCGCTTGCAGGGCGGCCGGGGAGCCGTCCACCCCGGCCACCACGGGACGGCCGGGCCCGGCGGTCCACTCGCCCATGCCCTGCTCCACCACGACCACGGGGCACTCGGCCCGGGCCGCCACGGAAAAGGAGATGGACCCCAGCAGGGTCTCCACGACCGGCCCGCGGCCCCGGGAGCCGACCACGACCAGTTCGGCGTGCGCCGAGGCCTCGATCAGCGCCCGGGTGGGGCTGGTCACCACCGTCATGCCGCCGACCTCAAGGCGCGGGCAGACGGCCAGGGCCTCGGTGACGCCCTGTGCCGTCACCTCCTCGGCCGCCTCCAGCGCACCGGGCTCAAAGGCCAGCGGCTCGGTGCCGGACGGCAGCGTCATCCCGGGCCAGTTCGCGGCGAACAGCACCGTCAGCGGAACGCCCCGGTGGTCCGCCTCGCGCGCCGCCCAGGCCAGCGCGTCCCGGGCGTACTTCTTCCCGTGGTAACCGACCACGACCGGCGATGCGCTCATCGGCTCCCCCTGCGTCGGCTGCGCCGGTCTGCGGCGACTTCACACCCCCACGGTGTCCGGTACCCACCGTGACGGTGCCGTCGCACACTCCTTTTCAGGGCCGGTTCAACATTCGTTCCGCTGGGAGGGGGCCACTCTCATTCAGGGGCGGAAAGCGCATCAGTGCCCCGCACTCGGCTCCGCCGCTCGATTCAGGGACCGCCTTGGGGCGCCGCCACCGCTCGTCTCAGCGCGGTGGTACCTCCGTAGGGGACCTCCCCCTGCAGGACGATGCGTTTTCCATCCTTGCGGCGGACGATCGGGGCACCGCCGTGAACGTAGTCTCGTCGGTGTGACGGGCCGGGAGCGCTCGCGCACCGGGGGGTCGCGATGCCGGGCCGGCCGTCTCACGGGAGGACATCCTCGCCGGCACGGCCGCGGGCGTCTTCAGCGGAAGACGACCGGTCTCGCCTGGGCTGGGGTCGCTGGGCCGGGCCCGCGGCCGGCCGGCGAGGACTCTTCGAAGGTCAGGAGGCCGCCGTCTCCGAGACGGTCTCCTCCGGGGAGGCCTGGTAGAGGTCCGGCTCCAGGTAGATCAGCCGCGCGTGGGGGAACTGGGAGCGCACCTTCTCCTCGGCGGCGTTGATGCCCCGGGCGATCTCGGCGGCGGTCTCGTCGTGGTGGACGGCGATCTTGGCGGCGATCAGCAGTTCCTCGGGGCCGACGTACTGGGTGCGGATGTGGATGACCCGGGCGACCTCCTCCACCGACTCCAGGGCGGCCACGATCTGCTGCTCGACCTCCGGGCCGGCGCCCTCGCCGATCAGCAGGCTCTTGGTCTCGACGGCCAGGATGATCGCGATGGCGGCCAGCAGCAGTCCGATGGCGACGGTGCCGACGCCGTCCCAGACGCCGTTGCCGGTGATGACGGCCATGGTGACGCCGAACAGCGCCAGGATCAGGCCGACCAGCGCGCCGAGGTCCTCCAGCAGCACCACCGGCAGTTCGGGGGCCTTGGCGTGCCGGACGAACTGCACCCAGGACTTGTCGCCGCGCAGGTGGTTGGACTCCTGAATGGCGGTGCGGAAGGAGAAGGACTCCATCAAGATCGCCACGATCAGCACGCCGAAGGCCCAGGCCGGGGATTCCACTTCGTGCGGATCGGTGATCTTGTGGATGCCCTCGTAAAGGGAGAACGCCGCACCCACCGTGAACAGCACCACCGCTACGACAAAGGCGTAGAAGTAGCGCTCCCGTCCATATCCGAAGGGGTGCTGGGGAGTGCGGGCCCGTTCGGAACGCTTGCGGCCCAGCAGCAGCAGGCCCTGGTTGCCCGAGTCCGCCACCGAGTGAATGGACTCGGCCAGCATCGACGACGAGCCGGTGAACACGAACGCCACGAACTTCGAGGCGGCGATCCCGAGGTTGGCGGCCAATGCGGCGATGATCGCCTTTGTTCCGCCTTCAGCACTCATTTACGCAATCCTCGCTTTGAGCTCTTGGATGGCAGACACGGGCGTGGGGTCGACGCCCAGTGCGATAGCCAAGTAAACCGTGACGTAGTCGCTCATAGCGATGAGACTGGCGATTCTCTCCAGGGGATGCACTCCCTCGGCCGTGATCTCGGTCACCGCGATGCCGCGCTCGCGGGCCAGCTCCGCCGAGATCTCCCGCCGCTTGACCACCTGGGGGTGCTCGTCGGCATCGCGCAGCATCACCAGGTGCAGCCGCGTCCTTTCGGCCTCTTCGGCCCGGTCGCGGAAGAAGTCGTCGATGTCACCGGCCGTCCCGCCGGCGAAGAACCCGTCGAAGGCCACCACCTGGTTGTGGTTGGCCTCCGGCAGCCCGCCGAACACCGCCGGGTATTTGGCGTTCTCGTTGAGCTGGCAGCACATGCGGTAGGCGACGGTGGCGGCCAATTCCGACGAGCCCCACACCATCGGCAGCTCACCGGCCAGGTCCAGGGCGATCTGCTTGGCGGGGTTGACGAACGACTCGCTGGTGGGGCGGCAGCGGTAGGCCACCTCCTCCAGGCGCCGGGCGGTGGCCTCCAGCACCTCGTCGGAGACGCGGGTGAGCCCCAGCTCGCGGGCGGCCAGCACCAGCGGGATCGACAGCCCCCACAGCGTGGAGCGCGGCTGCCCGGCCGAGCGCACCGGCACGAACGGCGCCCGGGCCCGCGCCGCCAGCTCGGCCAGCGGGGAGTCCTCCCCGCCCACCATCAGCATCCGGCAGCCCCGCCGCATGGCCTCGGCCGCCACCAGCAGGGTCTCCTCGGTGGTGCCGGAGCACGACACCGCGATCACCAGGTCGGCCGCGCCCACCCAGCCCGGCAGCCGGTAGCCGCGCACGGTGACGATCGGGACGGGGCAGCCGACGCCGCAGACCGCGGCCAGCACGTCCCCGGAGATTCCCGAGCCGCCCATGCCGGCGACCACCACGGCCCGCGGCCGTCCGTCCTCGGCCAGCCGCTCCAGCCCCGCCTCCCCGGCCAGGTACCGGGCCTGCCGGACCTGCGCCGCCGACGAGGCCACCTGCCGCAGCATGTCACCGGGATCCGCGGCGGCCAGCGCCTGCGGATCATCCAGCCGCCCGGAGTCAACGATCACGCTCACGTCTCTCCTCATCCCCCGCGTGCCCGCCGGCCGGTCCCGCCGCCGGTTCGCACGCGTTCCCCCGCTCGCTACGACACGCCCTTCCCCCGTCGCGCGCCGCCTCATCCTTGCGGCGGCGTGCACTCCCCGGTCAGGTCCGCGCCGCGCGCCCCCGGCCCGCACGCGTTCCTTTCTCGC contains these protein-coding regions:
- a CDS encoding MerR family DNA-binding transcriptional regulator; the encoded protein is MRITEAARRLGTSPRMLRYREALGLLPPTRESGGHRRFGEAELQAVALALALERRYDISPAELAFGLRVLAEPEVQARVRELGERIGRLSARPTRALDFEKEKALRLLRRT
- a CDS encoding universal stress protein, yielding MSASPVVVGYHGKKYARDALAWAAREADHRGVPLTVLFAANWPGMTLPSGTEPLAFEPGALEAAEEVTAQGVTEALAVCPRLEVGGMTVVTSPTRALIEASAHAELVVVGSRGRGPVVETLLGSISFSVAARAECPVVVVEQGMGEWTAGPGRPVVAGVDGSPAALQAVAFAADYASGRRARLELICCTGEMLAPGVDPEQVRAGADAALRRARTTARSGRRGLQVLTRRVDGAPEPVLIEASAEAGLMVVGSRGRGAFHGMLAGSVAHAVVHRARCPVAVVGGSGGR
- the ahcY gene encoding adenosylhomocysteinase, translating into MDFKVADLSLAEFGRKEIRLAEHEMPGLMAVRREYAAAKPLRGAKIMGSLHMTVQTAVLIETLVELGADVRWVSCNIFSTQDHAAAAVVVGPNGTPDNPQGVPVFAWKGETLEEYWWCTEQALSWPDGSPPNMLLDDGGDATLMVHKGAEYEEAGAVPTPSEDDSEEWKVFLNTLRRTIAERPGRWAETVKAIKGVTEETTTGVHRLYEMAKNNTLRFPAINVNDSVTKSKFDNKYGCRHSVIDGLNRATDVLIGGKVAVVCGYGDVGKGCAEALRGQGARVIVTEIDPICALQAAMDGYQVTTLEDVVETADIFITATGNRDVIRADHMERMKHQAIVANIGHFDNEIDMAGLARIPGVEKVEIKPQVHEWRFPDGHSIIVLAEGRLMNLGCATGHPSFVMSNSFTNQVIAQIELFTKTDQYPVGVYTLPKHLDEKVARLHLDALGVKLTKLTKEQAEYIGVDVEGPYKPDHYRY
- a CDS encoding cation diffusion facilitator family transporter gives rise to the protein MSAEGGTKAIIAALAANLGIAASKFVAFVFTGSSSMLAESIHSVADSGNQGLLLLGRKRSERARTPQHPFGYGRERYFYAFVVAVVLFTVGAAFSLYEGIHKITDPHEVESPAWAFGVLIVAILMESFSFRTAIQESNHLRGDKSWVQFVRHAKAPELPVVLLEDLGALVGLILALFGVTMAVITGNGVWDGVGTVAIGLLLAAIAIILAVETKSLLIGEGAGPEVEQQIVAALESVEEVARVIHIRTQYVGPEELLIAAKIAVHHDETAAEIARGINAAEEKVRSQFPHARLIYLEPDLYQASPEETVSETAAS
- the ahcY gene encoding adenosylhomocysteinase — its product is MDTSDIADVSLARDGVKRIEWADRAMPVLRRIRQRFAAERPLAGLRIAACMHVTTETANLIRTLQAGGASVALAASNPLSTQDDTAAALVAEYGAQVFARAGIDREGYYRHIHQALDTRPDLVLDDGCDLVNTLHLERTDLVEGVLGGCEETTTGVIRLHQMAREGALRFPMVAVNDTATKHMFDNRYGTGQSTLDGIIRATNTLLAGKTIVVAGFGYCGRGLAERARGMGARVVITEIDPVKALDAVLQGFTVAPMAEAAEVGDVFITATGNRDVITAEHFAVMKDGAILANSGHFDVEIDVRALADLAVEVHRDVRPQADEYVLADGRRLVLLAEGRLVNLAAAEGHPAAVMDMSFADQALTCAWLAREHQRLTPAVYQVPAEIDMEVARLKLAAMSVRIDTLTPEQQDYLSSWQHGS
- a CDS encoding bifunctional phosphoglucose/phosphomannose isomerase, producing the protein MSVIVDSGRLDDPQALAAADPGDMLRQVASSAAQVRQARYLAGEAGLERLAEDGRPRAVVVAGMGGSGISGDVLAAVCGVGCPVPIVTVRGYRLPGWVGAADLVIAVSCSGTTEETLLVAAEAMRRGCRMLMVGGEDSPLAELAARARAPFVPVRSAGQPRSTLWGLSIPLVLAARELGLTRVSDEVLEATARRLEEVAYRCRPTSESFVNPAKQIALDLAGELPMVWGSSELAATVAYRMCCQLNENAKYPAVFGGLPEANHNQVVAFDGFFAGGTAGDIDDFFRDRAEEAERTRLHLVMLRDADEHPQVVKRREISAELARERGIAVTEITAEGVHPLERIASLIAMSDYVTVYLAIALGVDPTPVSAIQELKARIA
- a CDS encoding calcium/sodium antiporter, with translation MLILSGLAALVVGAELLVRASARLARRLGVAPMIIGLTIVAIGTSAPELAIGIDAALIGAGDIVVGNIAGTNVVNLMLILGFSALLRPLPLHGRTLRLDLPMMSLTAVVLLALVADRRLSRLDGALLVAIAVGYTVVIVRSSRRESADVRLEYEEETPPPAHGRSAALIAAECCVLLAGIVVIVTGADWLVNGAVDFARRFGVSEAVIGLTIVAVGTSAPEFATMVVATIRDHRDVAVGNLIGSSVYNIALILGVTALVPSDGVELAAQLVRIDLPLMVAAVLVCVPAFVSGRELTRLEGGSFVLAYLVYLGYLLFVRT